The Accipiter gentilis chromosome 19, bAccGen1.1, whole genome shotgun sequence genome has a window encoding:
- the POLR1D gene encoding protein POLR1D isoform X1, whose amino-acid sequence MEEDPELERKAVEELLKEAKRGRTRAETMGAMGCPLSEESWRRDAQTLETSSVRPSVLHWHWIVEATRPMKKRFVLPSVFGLKCPLAGTNKRFLINTIKNTLPSQKEQDQEREQKEDSKEPEPNKSRKEEKPKKCRIHPYTPSFQSRRRVSCSPPRHRNRNQHTKDKHEKRSSKR is encoded by the exons atggaggAGGACCCGGAGCTGGAGAG GAAGGCTGTGGAAGAGTTACTCAAAGAGGCAAAACGTGGGAGAACCAGAGCTGAAACAATGGGAGCTATGGGTTG CCCTTTGTCAGAGGAGTCCTGGAGAAGAGATGCACAAACCCTGGAGACATCTAGTGTAAGGCCATCAGTCCTGCATTGGCACTGGATAGTTGAAGCAACTCGGCCTATGAAGAAAAGATTTGTTCTGCCATCTGTCTTTGG GTTGAAATGTCCTCTTGCTGGTACAAATAAAAGATTTCTTATTAATACCATCAAAAACACGTTACCATCTCAAAAAGAACAAGACCAAGAACGTGAGCAAAAGGAAGACAGTAAGGAGCCCGAGCCaaacaaaagcaggaaagaagaaaaaccaaagaaatgcaGAATTCACCCATATACACCCAGCTTTCAGTCCAGAAGGAGAGTCAGCTGCTCTCCTCCAAGGCACCGAAACAGGAACCAGCACACAAAGGATAAGCATGAAAAGCGGTCAAGCAAACGATGA
- the POLR1D gene encoding protein POLR1D isoform X2: MEEDPELERKAVEELLKEAKRGRTRAETMGAMGWLKCPLAGTNKRFLINTIKNTLPSQKEQDQEREQKEDSKEPEPNKSRKEEKPKKCRIHPYTPSFQSRRRVSCSPPRHRNRNQHTKDKHEKRSSKR; this comes from the exons atggaggAGGACCCGGAGCTGGAGAG GAAGGCTGTGGAAGAGTTACTCAAAGAGGCAAAACGTGGGAGAACCAGAGCTGAAACAATGGGAGCTATGGGTTG GTTGAAATGTCCTCTTGCTGGTACAAATAAAAGATTTCTTATTAATACCATCAAAAACACGTTACCATCTCAAAAAGAACAAGACCAAGAACGTGAGCAAAAGGAAGACAGTAAGGAGCCCGAGCCaaacaaaagcaggaaagaagaaaaaccaaagaaatgcaGAATTCACCCATATACACCCAGCTTTCAGTCCAGAAGGAGAGTCAGCTGCTCTCCTCCAAGGCACCGAAACAGGAACCAGCACACAAAGGATAAGCATGAAAAGCGGTCAAGCAAACGATGA